A stretch of Komagataella phaffii GS115 chromosome 2, complete sequence DNA encodes these proteins:
- a CDS encoding Cell-cycle checkpoint serine-threonine kinase: MLNGASLKRKRSLTENFNISAHGKRKPQSAQIIAKLASLKPDTPHIDVPQKETVLIGRSSSCDITLNFPDVSTKHCVLELKTIRSGETSRFYFVLHDNSSNGTYVNGERVSKEKPRFLKSGDNVAFAASCSYVLKYIDDEEFNSPGSFFDKYLVGKLLGSGHYAQVKEAQNKTTGEICAVKIFHPRKSSDNDETNKQMNQEMNLLMSINHPNIVKFYHTFIEPMNEHSVTTYLVLEKVNGGELFNRVVKKGKLREDESKNLFKQLLSGLNYLHSNEIVHRDIKPENILLDITPRKSHREIQTGPWDEDELNIVVKIADFGLAKFIGDMRFTNTLCGTPAYVAPEILTSNTTRRYNKQVDLWSTGVLLYVCLCGFPPFSEELSPPSMREQILRGRFAFFSPYWDTIHDDALDLISKLLIVNPSDRITMEQTLRHPWFIGTAEDAASSVPESDKYDFQEMYARAHSVRVPVRQDTNITSLRDQAQSSLAISGNMDVDNDIDQEYAS, translated from the exons ATGCTTAATGGTGCAAGTCTCAAACGAAAGCGG TCGCTGACGgagaatttcaacatctcAGCTCATGGGAAGAGGAAGCCTCAATCAGCTCAGATCATAGCCAAGTTGGCTAGTCTAAAACCCGATACTCCTCACATAGACGTCCcacaaaaagaaactgtACTGATTGGAAGAAGCTCTTCCTGTGATATAACGTTAAACTTTCCTGACGTTTCAACAAAGCACTGTGTTCTAGAGTTGAAAACGATACGTTCTGGAGAGACTTCAAGATTCTACTTCGTATTACATGACAACAGCAGTAACGGAACTTATGTTAACGGGGAACGCgtttcaaaagagaagcCTAGATTTTTGAAGTCAGGAGACAATGTGGCTTTTGCAGCCTCCTGTTCTTACGTCTTGAAATACAtcgatgatgaagagtttaaTTCACCAGGCTCCTTCTTCGATAAGTATCTGGTAGGGAAGCTCTTAGGATCAGGTCATTATGCTCAAGTTAAAGAAGCTCAAAATAAAACTACTGGGGAAATATGTGCagtcaaaatctttcatcCACGAAAATCCTCTGATAACGATGAAACTAATAAACAGATGAATCAAGAAATGAACCTACTGATGTCAATTAACCATCCAAATATTGTCAAGTTCTACCACACTTTTATAGAGCCAATGAACGAACACTCAGTTACAACGTATCTGGTATTGGAGAAAGTCAATGGAGGAGAGTTGTTCAATAGGGTGGTGAAGAAAGGCAAATTGAGAGAAGATGAATCTAAAAATCTGTTCAAACAGCTCCTATCCGGCCTCAATTATTTGCATTCCAATGAGATTGTGCATCGTGATATTAAACCTGAAAATATTCTGCTTGATATCACACCAAGAAAATCACATAGAGAAATCCAAACTGGTCCGTGggatgaagatgagctAAACATTGTCGTGAAGATCGCTGACTTTGGTCTTGCAAAGTTTATTGGTGACATGAGATTCACAAACACACTTTGCGGAACTCCTGCTTATGTTGCTCCAGAAATCTTGACTAGTAATACTACGAGGCGATACAATAAGCAGGTTGACCTGTGGTCTACGGGTGTGCTCTTGTATGTCTGTCTTTGTGGATTTCCTCCTTTTTCGGAAGAGCTGAGTCCACCTTCTATGCGAGAGCAGATTTTGAGAGGTAGATTTGCATTTTTCTCTCCCTACTGGGATACAATACATGACGATGCGTTAGATCTAATATCTAAGTTGCTGATAGTCAACCCTAGTGACAGGATTACAATGGAGCAGACTTTGCGGCATCCATGGTTTATCGGTACTGCCGAAGATGCTGCTTCTTCTGTTCCAGAATCTGACAAATATgactttcaagaaatgtATGCGCGTGCTCATTCTGTCAGGGTTCCAGTCCGGCAAGATACGAACATAACCAGTCTTCGTGATCAGGCGCAGTCTAGCTTAGCTATTTCTGGTAATATGGACGTTGATAATGACATTGATCAAGAGTATGCTAGTTAA